A region from the Lolium perenne isolate Kyuss_39 chromosome 4, Kyuss_2.0, whole genome shotgun sequence genome encodes:
- the LOC139830399 gene encoding uncharacterized protein: protein MSTPSSNPFADSSNPDPGQLRAVAITDHVPVKLSTTAANYLAWKTYFYLLFREYNLRDHVDGTADLLACDADWLAIDATIIRWLFLTVSPDIFKTVVWEGDDARTVWGKINGLFTNNKLQRVVFLQQEFFGTPQGDQTLDAYCLRLKAISDEL from the coding sequence ATGTCAACCCCTAGCTCCAACCCCTTCGCCGACTCCTCCAACCCCGACCCCGGCCAGCTCCGCGCCGTCGCCATCACCGACCATGTCCCCGTCAAGctgtccaccaccgccgccaactACCTCGCCTGGAAGACGTACTTCTACCTCCTCTTCCGCGAGTACAACCTGCGCGATCACGTCGACGGCACCGCCGACCTCCTCGCCTGCGACGCCGACTGGCTggccatcgacgccaccatcatccgctggCTCTTCCTCACCGTCTCGCCGGACATCTTCAAGACCGTCGTTTGGGAAGGCGATGATGCCCGCACGGTGTGGGGAAAGATCAACGGCCTcttcaccaataacaagctccaaCGTGTTGTCTTTTTGCAGCAGGAATTCTTCGGCACACCCCAGGGCGATCAAACCTTGGACGCCTACTGCCTGCGTCTCAAGGCCATCTCCGACGAGCTCTAG